The DNA sequence ACCGGTCAACAGGAACAACACCGCCACCAGCAATGTCAGCGGGACGCTGCCTGCCAACGGATCGGCGACCAGCACGAAGCCGACGATGAGCGAGAGCACACCGAGCCCGAGCGACCACATGAAGCCCGGCCAGTCGCGGACGCGAAAGGCATGAACCACCTGGATGACGCCTTGCATCAGAAAGATCCAGCCAGCCAGAACGACCGCGAGAATGGTGGCCCCGAACGGATTGAGCAGCGCCATGAAGCCGCCGACGATGCACAGCACCGCCAGAACCGCCATCCAGGTCCAGGTCCTGCCGAAACTCTCGTTCACACCATTGTCAGCCATACGCGTTCTCCAGTGTTGATCGTCGAGTCTCTCAGACCAGCATGCCCATCGGGCTTTGAATGTAGCCCTTGAAGGCTGCGAGCAATTGGGCACCAAGCGCGCCATCGACGGCGCGGTGATCTGTCGACAGGGTGACGCTCATCACCGTGGCGATTGCCAGTGCGCCATCCTTGACCACTGGGCGCTGTTCGCCCGCACCCACGGCCAGAATGGTCGCATGCGGCGGGTTGATCACGGCGGCAAAGTCCTTGACGCCCATCATGCCCATGTTGGACACCGAGGAGGTGCCACCCTGATATTCTTCAGGTTTGAGCTTGCGGTCCTTGGCGCGCTTGCCAAGATCCTTCATCTCGTTGGAGATGGCAGACAGGGTCTTTTGTTCAGCCGAGCGGATGATCGGAGTGATCAGGCCGCCGGGGATCGAGACTGCAACGCCAACATCGGAATGCTTGTGCATCACCATGTTCTCGTCGGTCCAGGAGACATTGGCATCAGGCACATCACGCAAGGCCAGTGCCAGCGCCTTGATCACCATGTCGTTGACCGAAAGCTTGTAGACCGGCTTGTCGTCCTTGATCGGAGCAGCCTTGTTGAGCTGGGCGCGCAATGCCAGCAGCGCATCGAGCTCGCAATCGACGGTGACGTAGAAATGCGGGATGGTCTGCTTGGATTCCTGCAGGCGACGGGCAATGGTCTTGCGCATGCCGTCATGCTTGACCAACTCGTAGGAGCCTTCGGCGAAGTTCTTGAGGACTGCGTCGTCCGACATGCCCTTGGCGGCGGCAACTGGTGCGGCAGCGGCTGCTGCCTGCGGTGCAGCGGCAGCCTTGCCTGTGCCAGCGGCCATCGCCGCTTCGACATCGGCCTTGATCACGCGGCCATGCGGGCCGGAACCCGAAATCGCAGAGACATCGAGCCCGGCATCCTTGGCGATGCGGCGCGCCAGCGGCGAAGAAAACGTGCGTTCGCCCGAAGCAGAAACCGGTGCCGGAGGGGCAGCGGGCGCTGCGGGATTGACGTCGCGGATCGGCAGGTTGTCAGGCGTCGGGGCAGATTCCGTCTTGGCGGCTTCGGCCTTGGGCGCCTCGGCAGGTGCTGCGGCGGGCGCAGCAGCAGCTTCGCCACCGCCCTTGGCAGCATCCTCGACGCTTTCACCTTCGGCGGCGAGAATGGCGATCAGGTCATTGACCTTGACGCCCTCGGTGCCGGCAGCAACGACAAGCTTGGCAACGGTGCCTTCATCGATGGATTCGACTTCCATCGTCGCCTTGTCGGTCTCTATTTCGCAGAGAACGTCACCGGAGGAGACCTTGTCACCTTCCTTGACCATCCATTTGGCGAGGTTTCCCTCTTCCATGGTCGGCGACAGGGCGGGCATTGTGATGTTGATGGGCATCTTTCAGTCCTCCCTTTAAAGCCTGTAGGTGACGGCTTTGACCGCCTCGACAACCTCGGCGACATTCGGCAACGCCAGTTTCTCGAGATTTGCGGCGTAGGGCATCGGAACGTCCTTGCCGGCAATGGTGATGATCGGCGCATCAAGGTAATCGAACGCCTGCTGCTGCACCCGCGTGGCGATCTCGGTGCCGACGGAATTCTGCGGATAGCCTTCCTCGACGGTGACCAGACGGCCGGTCTTCTTGACACTTTCGATCACTGTCGGAAGGTCCATCGGACGGATGGTGCGCAGGTCGATGAGTTCGACATCGATGCCGAGTGCGGAAAGTTCTTCGACTGCCTTGACCGCATAATTCATGCCGATGCCGAAGGAGACGATGGTGACATCCTTGCCGGACTTGTGAACGCGGGCCTTGCCGATCGGCAGGACGAAATCATCCATCTTCGGCACATCGAAGGTGTGGCCGTAAAGGATCTCGTTTTCGAGGAAGATCACCGGGTTGGGGTCGCGGATGGCGGCCTTGAGCAAGCCCTTGGCGTCGGCTGCCGAGTAAGGCATGACAACCTTGAGCCCGGGAATGGCACTGTACCAGGCGGCATAGCACTGCGAGTGCTGGGCACCGACGCGGGAGGCAGCACCATTGGCGCCGCGGAACACGATCGGCGCACCCATCTGGCCGCCGGACATGTAGAGGGTCTTGGCGGCGGAGTTGATGATCTGGTCGATCGCCTGCATGGCGAAGTTGAAGGTCATGAACTCGACGATCGGCCGGAGACCGGCCATGGCCGCACCAACGCCGACGCCGGTAAAGCCGTGCTCGGTGATCGGGGTGTCGACGACGCGGCGTGCGCCGAATTCGGCCAACAGGCCCTGGGAGATCTTGTAGGCGCCCTGGTACTCGGCAACCTCTTCGCCCATCAGGAAGACATCCTCATTGGCGCGCATTTCCTCGGCCATGGCGTCGCGAAGCGCTTCACGCACGGTGGTCGGGACCATTTCGGTTCCTGCCGGGATATCCGGATCGGACGCGATGGCATTTTCAACCGGTGCCTTGGGCGCAGCTGGCACAGGGGCGGCGGCATCAGCCTTGGGCTCTTCCGCGGCAGGAGCCGGAGCGGCTTCCGCAGCTTTGGCAGAGCCGATGTCGGAGGCGCTTTCGCCCTCTTCCAGGATCACGGCAATAACCGCGTTGACCTTGACGTTTTCGGTCCCGGCAGGAACGACGATCTTGCCGAGCACGCCCTCATCGATGGCTTCCACTTCCATGGTTGCCTTGTCGGTTTCAATTTCGGCCAGCACATCACCGGAGGTGACCTTGTCGCCTTCGTTCTTGAGCCATTTGGACAGCGTGCCTTCTTCCATGGTCGGGGAAAGCGCGGGCATCAGGATATCAATCGGCATGGTGGT is a window from the Hoeflea sp. IMCC20628 genome containing:
- a CDS encoding DUF308 domain-containing protein, producing the protein MADNGVNESFGRTWTWMAVLAVLCIVGGFMALLNPFGATILAVVLAGWIFLMQGVIQVVHAFRVRDWPGFMWSLGLGVLSLIVGFVLVADPLAGSVPLTLLVAVLFLLTGVAKTMLAFALKPASGWVWVLASGLISVVLGVMILAGLPSSATTILGLLLGIELVSNGVLFLFVALGLRKLGG
- a CDS encoding pyruvate dehydrogenase complex E1 component subunit beta; amino-acid sequence: MPIDILMPALSPTMEEGTLSKWLKNEGDKVTSGDVLAEIETDKATMEVEAIDEGVLGKIVVPAGTENVKVNAVIAVILEEGESASDIGSAKAAEAAPAPAAEEPKADAAAPVPAAPKAPVENAIASDPDIPAGTEMVPTTVREALRDAMAEEMRANEDVFLMGEEVAEYQGAYKISQGLLAEFGARRVVDTPITEHGFTGVGVGAAMAGLRPIVEFMTFNFAMQAIDQIINSAAKTLYMSGGQMGAPIVFRGANGAASRVGAQHSQCYAAWYSAIPGLKVVMPYSAADAKGLLKAAIRDPNPVIFLENEILYGHTFDVPKMDDFVLPIGKARVHKSGKDVTIVSFGIGMNYAVKAVEELSALGIDVELIDLRTIRPMDLPTVIESVKKTGRLVTVEEGYPQNSVGTEIATRVQQQAFDYLDAPIITIAGKDVPMPYAANLEKLALPNVAEVVEAVKAVTYRL
- a CDS encoding pyruvate dehydrogenase complex dihydrolipoamide acetyltransferase — protein: MPINITMPALSPTMEEGNLAKWMVKEGDKVSSGDVLCEIETDKATMEVESIDEGTVAKLVVAAGTEGVKVNDLIAILAAEGESVEDAAKGGGEAAAAPAAAPAEAPKAEAAKTESAPTPDNLPIRDVNPAAPAAPPAPVSASGERTFSSPLARRIAKDAGLDVSAISGSGPHGRVIKADVEAAMAAGTGKAAAAPQAAAAAAPVAAAKGMSDDAVLKNFAEGSYELVKHDGMRKTIARRLQESKQTIPHFYVTVDCELDALLALRAQLNKAAPIKDDKPVYKLSVNDMVIKALALALRDVPDANVSWTDENMVMHKHSDVGVAVSIPGGLITPIIRSAEQKTLSAISNEMKDLGKRAKDRKLKPEEYQGGTSSVSNMGMMGVKDFAAVINPPHATILAVGAGEQRPVVKDGALAIATVMSVTLSTDHRAVDGALGAQLLAAFKGYIQSPMGMLV